One genomic window of Anaplasma centrale str. Israel includes the following:
- the secE gene encoding preprotein translocase subunit SecE: protein MIGSFTRFLCDVRQEVLQVSWASKREVLVFLLIVLMTVVVSSILFSCVDFVFLRLVKIVLGVVYAA from the coding sequence ATGATAGGCAGCTTTACTAGGTTTTTGTGTGATGTCAGGCAGGAAGTGTTGCAGGTCTCCTGGGCTTCCAAGAGGGAGGTGCTTGTGTTCTTGCTGATAGTTTTGATGACCGTGGTTGTTTCATCCATTCTGTTTAGTTGCGTGGATTTTGTATTCTTGAGGCTTGTTAAAATAGTGCTAGGAGTTGTGTATGCAGCATGA